One genomic region from Nostoc sphaeroides encodes:
- a CDS encoding PAS domain S-box protein — protein MEGICGIKGDRMIKKWYRVQKLKAIFILALAVVFTNAVVSYSNTVKLIHNQQWVIYSYKVVTQLESIKSTLKDTETAQRNYLITADVDDLKIYIAANQQTNKNIQIIRKLTADNHQKQQWISLLEPKITNRLKMLQQEISLRQNQGFEAVRQRILSDKDKQSSKEIQQLIHDSLEVEQNLLQQGMQQAEASSQKAIVTFFIAAVVDLVLVALLYDLLWRYIRQLQQTELALRQSENRLRAMIDAEPECIKLIARDGTLLEINAEGLAMMEVESADVLIGKAIDDLIVPEYRAAFADLHKNVCQGNKGTLEFEILGFKGTRRYMETHAVPLRNESDGTFIHLALMRDITQQKQAEQKIREQGLLLDVSSDAILVRNIHNQILFWNQGAQRLYGWKTAEVVGKNVLQLLYKDISPQLEDAYLRVMNTGEWRGELHQLTREGKVIIVESRWILIRDDNGQPKSILSVNTEITQQKQLEAQLLRSQRLESIGTLASGIVHDLNNILSPILMSVQLLQKKLPDSQSQQILQTLENNVKRGANLLKQVLSFARGIEGKQTIVQIQPLMVEIEQIITQTFPKSIICQADIPKNLWYVRGDATQIHQVLINLVVNARDAMPNGGILRIAAENLVIGEHSTQINIDAKVGSYIAIVVTDTGMGMPPAVQQRIFEPFFTTKEIGKGTGLGLSTALGIIKNHGGFVNVYSQVGRGTQFTVYLPASTSKDTHLLSPELESVIGDS, from the coding sequence ATGGAGGGCATCTGCGGCATAAAGGGCGATCGCATGATCAAAAAATGGTATCGAGTCCAAAAGCTAAAAGCAATATTCATCCTAGCATTGGCAGTTGTATTTACTAATGCTGTAGTCTCCTATAGCAACACTGTGAAGCTGATTCACAACCAGCAATGGGTGATATACTCCTATAAAGTGGTTACTCAACTTGAAAGTATCAAATCTACACTCAAAGATACTGAAACTGCACAACGTAATTACCTAATTACAGCAGATGTAGATGATCTAAAAATTTATATTGCAGCTAATCAACAAACTAATAAGAATATTCAAATTATTCGGAAGTTAACTGCTGATAACCATCAAAAGCAGCAGTGGATTTCTTTGCTGGAGCCGAAAATTACCAACAGGCTCAAAATGCTGCAACAAGAAATTTCCCTCAGACAAAATCAAGGATTTGAAGCAGTTCGGCAGCGCATTTTATCTGACAAAGACAAGCAAAGCAGCAAAGAAATCCAACAGCTTATTCACGACTCTTTAGAGGTAGAGCAAAATTTATTACAGCAGGGAATGCAGCAGGCAGAAGCAAGTTCCCAAAAGGCGATAGTCACATTTTTTATCGCTGCTGTTGTGGATTTGGTGCTGGTAGCGTTGTTGTATGACTTGTTGTGGCGTTATATCAGACAACTTCAGCAGACGGAACTGGCCCTACGGCAAAGTGAAAATCGTTTACGAGCCATGATAGATGCAGAACCAGAATGCATCAAATTAATTGCCAGGGATGGCACCCTTTTAGAAATTAATGCAGAAGGGTTGGCAATGATGGAAGTGGAAAGTGCTGATGTATTGATTGGTAAAGCTATTGATGATCTAATTGTACCAGAGTATAGAGCAGCCTTTGCCGACTTGCATAAAAATGTCTGCCAAGGTAACAAGGGGACTTTAGAGTTTGAAATCTTGGGATTTAAAGGTACCCGCCGCTACATGGAAACTCATGCCGTACCATTGCGTAACGAATCTGATGGTACGTTCATCCATTTGGCACTGATGCGAGATATAACTCAGCAAAAACAGGCAGAACAGAAAATCCGTGAACAAGGGTTGCTGCTGGATGTATCAAGTGATGCGATTCTGGTGCGAAATATCCACAACCAAATATTGTTTTGGAATCAAGGTGCCCAACGTCTATACGGCTGGAAAACTGCGGAAGTTGTGGGTAAGAATGTTTTGCAACTTTTGTATAAAGACATTTCACCACAGCTAGAAGATGCTTACTTGAGGGTGATGAATACAGGTGAGTGGCGGGGTGAGTTGCATCAACTGACAAGGGAAGGTAAAGTAATTATCGTTGAAAGTCGGTGGATATTGATCCGAGATGATAATGGACAACCCAAATCCATTTTGAGTGTGAACACCGAGATTACGCAGCAGAAACAACTGGAAGCTCAACTTCTGCGATCGCAACGTTTGGAGAGTATCGGCACTTTAGCTAGTGGTATCGTCCATGACCTGAACAATATACTATCGCCAATTTTAATGTCAGTTCAACTGTTGCAGAAAAAATTGCCCGATTCGCAGAGTCAGCAAATACTGCAAACTTTAGAAAATAATGTGAAACGCGGCGCTAATTTGCTCAAGCAAGTGTTATCTTTTGCACGGGGCATCGAAGGTAAACAGACAATTGTCCAAATTCAGCCTTTGATGGTAGAAATTGAGCAAATTATCACTCAAACATTCCCCAAATCCATCATCTGTCAGGCAGATATCCCTAAAAATCTGTGGTATGTCCGTGGAGACGCAACTCAAATACATCAGGTGCTGATAAATTTAGTAGTTAATGCCCGTGATGCTATGCCCAATGGTGGTATATTGAGGATTGCTGCGGAAAATCTGGTGATTGGTGAACATTCTACCCAGATAAATATTGATGCTAAAGTGGGTTCTTATATTGCGATCGTGGTAACGGATACTGGTATGGGAATGCCGCCGGCAGTCCAGCAACGGATTTTTGAACCATTTTTTACTACCAAAGAGATAGGCAAAGGTACAGGTTTAGGACTTTCTACCGCGTTGGGTATTATTAAGAATCATGGTGGTTTTGTCAATGTTTACAGTCAGGTAGGCAGAGGGACTCAATTTACAGTGTACTTGCCTGCCTCAACATCTAAAGACACACATTTGCTGTCTCCAGAACTGGAATCAGTTATAGGAGATAGCTAA
- a CDS encoding type II toxin-antitoxin system VapC family toxin, producing the protein MAYLVDSNVLLRSVDLSHPMNPDAINAIRTLRDRGEQSHIVPQNLIEFWNVYTRPTERNGLGRSVAETQAEVNRLKVFFPLLLDTEAIYQEWERLVIAYGIRGINVHDARLVAAMLVHGLTHILTFNITDFARYSEITAVNPTAISNSY; encoded by the coding sequence GTGGCTTATCTCGTAGATAGTAATGTCCTGTTAAGGAGTGTAGACCTTAGCCATCCAATGAACCCGGATGCCATTAATGCTATCAGGACGTTACGCGATCGCGGCGAACAGTCTCACATCGTACCGCAAAACTTGATTGAATTTTGGAACGTCTACACACGCCCAACCGAGCGAAATGGCTTAGGGCGTAGTGTAGCAGAAACACAGGCAGAAGTTAACCGTTTAAAGGTGTTTTTTCCATTGTTGCTAGATACTGAAGCAATTTACCAGGAATGGGAAAGGCTAGTAATTGCCTATGGAATTAGGGGAATTAACGTACACGATGCGCGACTGGTTGCAGCAATGCTGGTGCATGGGCTAACTCATATTCTTACATTTAACATTACTGATTTTGCTCGTTACTCAGAAATTACTGCTGTTAATCCAACTGCGATCTCTAACAGCTACTGA
- a CDS encoding phosphodiester glycosidase family protein, which yields MRKIKLLALILISLAMVLWLNLRFSTPSIPTVASSPPKTIRYFERTLPQSIAHILLIPANSKFLVTPALSQKVNTVEEFAKKHRAVAILNAGFFDPINQKTTSYIVIQRKLVADPKENERLVNNPNLKPYLSQIFNRSEFRRYLCGQTISYSIALHSQSPPAGCQLVDAIGAGPSLLPELTLAKEGFVDNATKRDALGSNQPNARTAVGITRDGSIVLVMVAQKPSAPANSGISLPALADFMKTLGADKAMNLDGGSSSSLYYNGKTFYGKVDLEGNSMKRPVKSVLLVQKN from the coding sequence GTGAGGAAAATAAAATTACTGGCTTTGATATTAATTAGTTTGGCAATGGTGTTGTGGTTGAATTTGCGTTTCTCAACACCGTCAATACCAACTGTTGCATCGTCACCACCAAAAACTATCCGCTACTTCGAGCGCACTTTGCCCCAAAGCATCGCTCACATTCTGTTGATTCCAGCTAATAGCAAATTTTTGGTAACTCCTGCATTATCACAAAAGGTAAACACTGTAGAGGAATTTGCCAAGAAGCATCGAGCCGTAGCTATTTTGAATGCAGGCTTTTTTGACCCAATTAACCAAAAAACTACATCATATATTGTCATACAAAGAAAGTTGGTTGCTGACCCCAAGGAAAACGAACGATTAGTAAACAATCCCAACTTAAAACCTTACCTGAGTCAAATATTCAATCGCTCAGAATTCCGCCGCTATTTATGTGGGCAAACTATTAGCTATTCAATTGCCCTACACAGTCAGTCACCACCAGCCGGTTGTCAGTTAGTCGATGCTATAGGTGCAGGCCCAAGCCTATTACCAGAACTCACGTTAGCAAAAGAGGGCTTTGTAGATAATGCCACCAAACGAGATGCACTTGGCAGCAACCAACCCAATGCCAGAACTGCCGTAGGTATTACCCGTGATGGCAGCATTGTATTAGTTATGGTGGCTCAAAAACCCTCGGCTCCCGCTAATTCTGGGATATCTTTACCAGCATTAGCTGATTTTATGAAAACTCTTGGTGCTGATAAAGCGATGAATCTCGACGGGGGGAGTTCGTCTTCGCTTTATTACAATGGCAAAACCTTTTACGGAAAGGTTGATTTGGAAGGAAATTCTATGAAGCGTCCCGTGAAATCAGTTTTGCTGGTTCAGAAAAACTAG
- a CDS encoding glycoside hydrolase family 10 protein: MTTQFWEKTIKINAILTNLLFKPVRRGLLLCRSKLPKASGIAPSRLIHQGWWLLRKRLLPLLCLISFLAVLLLNTFAPSVAQLPPQPRQEIRGVWLSGNDFSVFRNRSQVLAAMSQLRQLNFNTVYPVVWNDGYTYYPSAVMQKKGIPFFFKGKDGQDVIADIISQARREGLLAIPWFEFGFMVPLSSELASQHPDWLTQKRDGTQTSISAAGEVAWLNPFHPQVQKFITELVMEVITQYDADGVQFDDHTSLPVDFGYDKYTISLYTQETGNPPPPNPQAQAWIKWRADKISTFMVDLYQTVKARKPNAIFSVAPNYYDFAYKLQLQDWLNWVRLGIVDELVMQVYRNDLESFIAQINRPEILETKQVIPTGIGIMAGLRNRPVSMPQIQSQVEAAQQRGLGSGFFYYESLWDIAPEPAAQRQSAFAALFPNSALRDISQNTPRKPTFDTISLPLYTKPSLGQRVRGYFLEMAIAGGQPRRILLDTGSAGLRVPKEFLGNAPIRRTGQNIKEVLSDGTILEGELVYTNIRFGLLPAAEPVPVQIVTSRQCTAQKPNCSAKNGVPFSGIIGVNYFEKSLLYNPLRKLPGNLSNGFIVIGNGGTNKNGSLILGLTADNQAGFKMAAWSKQPEINGVPGNRWDSRLSKVCLTLAGSSAKNSCNSTMITDTGTINGLTEFKSASTAGKLKPGVLRSTNALKVAINSIFDYSLTPGTRDGFNRWNLSISPQAELPIFVNPGIAFFDKYDVLFDQVNGRQGFRSRR; the protein is encoded by the coding sequence ATGACAACTCAGTTCTGGGAAAAAACCATAAAAATTAATGCTATTTTAACTAACTTACTATTTAAGCCTGTGCGTAGAGGCTTACTTCTATGTCGTAGCAAGCTACCTAAAGCGTCTGGTATTGCGCCTAGTCGCCTTATTCATCAAGGTTGGTGGCTTTTAAGGAAGCGTCTGCTGCCATTATTATGTCTAATATCATTCCTTGCGGTATTACTACTCAACACTTTTGCCCCTAGCGTTGCCCAACTACCTCCTCAACCTCGTCAAGAAATTCGGGGGGTGTGGCTCAGTGGTAACGATTTTAGCGTTTTCCGAAATCGTTCGCAGGTGCTTGCAGCCATGAGCCAACTGCGGCAGTTAAACTTTAACACTGTTTATCCAGTAGTCTGGAACGATGGCTATACATATTACCCCAGCGCTGTCATGCAAAAAAAGGGTATTCCCTTCTTCTTTAAGGGAAAAGATGGACAAGATGTGATTGCAGACATTATTAGCCAAGCCCGCAGAGAAGGGTTACTAGCAATACCTTGGTTTGAATTTGGTTTCATGGTTCCCCTAAGTTCGGAACTCGCATCCCAGCATCCAGATTGGCTGACACAAAAGCGGGATGGTACGCAAACTTCAATTAGTGCTGCGGGTGAAGTAGCGTGGTTGAATCCGTTTCACCCCCAAGTGCAAAAGTTTATCACCGAACTTGTGATGGAAGTCATTACTCAATACGATGCTGATGGCGTTCAATTTGACGACCATACGAGTTTACCTGTGGATTTTGGTTACGATAAATACACAATTAGTTTATATACTCAAGAAACTGGCAATCCTCCCCCGCCCAATCCTCAAGCCCAAGCATGGATAAAATGGCGGGCAGATAAAATCAGCACATTCATGGTAGACCTCTACCAAACTGTGAAAGCTAGAAAACCGAATGCTATTTTCTCAGTTGCTCCTAATTATTATGATTTCGCCTACAAGCTGCAACTGCAAGACTGGCTCAACTGGGTACGGTTGGGTATTGTCGATGAGTTAGTGATGCAAGTATACCGTAATGATTTAGAAAGTTTTATCGCTCAAATTAACCGCCCAGAAATTTTAGAAACAAAACAAGTCATCCCAACTGGTATCGGTATTATGGCAGGATTGCGAAATCGTCCAGTTTCTATGCCACAAATCCAATCCCAGGTAGAAGCAGCGCAACAACGCGGTTTAGGTAGCGGCTTTTTCTACTACGAAAGCCTTTGGGATATCGCACCTGAACCAGCAGCCCAACGACAATCAGCATTTGCGGCTCTTTTTCCCAATTCAGCGTTGCGCGATATCTCTCAAAATACACCCCGCAAGCCAACTTTTGATACTATATCCCTACCTTTATACACAAAACCTTCCCTCGGTCAACGAGTTCGTGGGTATTTTTTGGAAATGGCGATCGCAGGTGGTCAGCCAAGGCGTATTTTATTAGATACTGGTTCAGCAGGGCTGCGAGTTCCCAAAGAGTTTTTAGGTAATGCCCCTATCCGCAGAACGGGACAAAATATCAAGGAGGTATTAAGTGATGGTACTATCCTGGAGGGAGAATTAGTTTATACTAACATCCGATTTGGGTTGCTTCCCGCCGCAGAACCCGTTCCGGTACAGATTGTTACTAGTCGCCAATGTACTGCCCAAAAGCCGAATTGTTCAGCAAAGAATGGTGTGCCATTTTCCGGTATTATCGGTGTCAACTATTTTGAAAAGTCACTTCTCTATAATCCGTTAAGAAAATTACCAGGCAATCTGAGTAACGGATTTATCGTGATTGGAAATGGTGGTACTAACAAGAATGGCAGTTTAATTCTCGGTTTAACTGCTGATAATCAAGCAGGTTTCAAAATGGCTGCTTGGAGTAAACAACCTGAAATTAATGGTGTACCTGGTAATAGATGGGACTCTCGACTGAGTAAAGTTTGTTTAACTCTTGCTGGAAGTTCTGCTAAAAATTCTTGTAATAGCACAATGATTACTGATACTGGAACTATTAATGGTTTGACTGAATTCAAGTCAGCTTCCACAGCAGGTAAACTCAAACCGGGAGTATTACGCTCAACAAATGCTTTGAAAGTAGCTATTAATAGCATTTTTGATTACAGCCTGACACCAGGAACCCGCGACGGATTTAATCGCTGGAATTTGAGTATCTCACCACAGGCAGAACTTCCTATATTTGTAAATCCTGGCATCGCATTTTTTGATAAATACGATGTCCTTTTTGACCAAGTTAATGGAAGACAGGGTTTTCGCAGTCGGCGGTAA
- a CDS encoding threonine dehydratase — MSGLTQTVRNLFIRIQGLLDVLFQSVSNFFGNFFGFFGNLFGFNSSGYFLESDREQGTKQASAKEQIETNQDNTPKISATTRRRSNAKIDDYFLNMARDVKKN; from the coding sequence ATGTCTGGTCTAACTCAAACTGTTCGGAACTTGTTCATTCGGATTCAAGGCTTGCTTGATGTTTTATTCCAAAGTGTTTCCAATTTTTTCGGAAATTTCTTTGGTTTTTTTGGCAACCTGTTTGGATTCAATAGCTCTGGTTATTTCTTGGAATCTGATCGGGAGCAAGGTACAAAACAAGCTTCTGCAAAAGAGCAAATTGAAACGAATCAGGATAACACTCCTAAAATTTCCGCCACTACCCGCCGTCGTTCTAATGCCAAAATTGACGACTACTTCCTCAATATGGCTCGTGATGTGAAAAAGAATTAA
- a CDS encoding type II toxin-antitoxin system VapC family toxin, which produces MSGNRYVLDTNAIVALLQGNSQLIQLLQDTDWIGVSVISKIEFLAFSGLSQEDRQLFEQFLQRVEVVNLVASDAVLIKKIIEIRQQYRLKLPDAIIAAMALQNSASLVTADQEFAKVTILTVINW; this is translated from the coding sequence ATGAGTGGTAATCGCTACGTGTTGGATACGAATGCGATAGTAGCTCTGCTTCAAGGAAATTCTCAACTTATTCAATTACTCCAAGATACTGATTGGATTGGAGTTTCAGTTATTAGCAAAATTGAATTTCTCGCGTTTTCTGGGCTAAGTCAAGAGGATCGTCAGCTTTTTGAGCAGTTTTTGCAACGAGTTGAGGTTGTCAACTTAGTAGCGAGTGATGCTGTTTTGATTAAGAAAATCATTGAAATTCGCCAGCAATATCGGTTGAAACTACCAGATGCAATTATTGCAGCAATGGCGCTCCAAAATTCAGCAAGTTTGGTGACTGCCGACCAAGAGTTTGCGAAGGTAACAATTTTAACAGTAATTAATTGGTAG
- a CDS encoding CHAT domain-containing protein codes for MKRSAKSQRVCWWFLPKLTRYSLTFLLSAVMLADAVGATPRNRGLQIAQQPANAQQDATSAAAERVFQEGMQLYQQGTAESLRQAIAKWQEALKLWQQVDDKGWEATTLNNIGLVYSDLGEKQQAIQYYNQALPIFRAVGNRTGEAISLVSIGAVYSDLGEKQQAIQYYNQALPIFRAVGDRGGEATTLNNIGLVYSDLGENQEALKYYNQALPIRRAVGDRRGEAITLHNIGLVYYSLEQKQEALKYYNQALPIFRAVEDRKGETNTLNNIGAVYDSLGENQDALRYYNQALPISRAVEDRKGEATTLNNIGAVYSSLGENQEALKYYNQALPIRRAVRDRGGEAISLTSIGLVYDSLGEKQDALRYYNQALSIFRAVGHRRGEATTLNSIGAVYSSLGENQEALKYYNQALPIRRAVRDKEGEAISLTSIGAVYSSLGEKQEALKYYNQALPIFRAVEGRKGEATTLNNIGLVYSSLGEKQDALRYYNQALPIFRAVEERRGEAISLTSIGLVYSDLGEKQEALKYYNQALPINRAVRDKEGEANTLFHMANLERDRGNLKEAQTQIQAAIEIIEDLRTKIADKELRASYFASVQVYYKFYIDLLMEQHKKDPSKGYDALALEVSDRSRARVLIELLTEANIDIKKGIDPTLLAEERRLQGQINAQEKLLSELSSKKETPEQVLTNTKQKIEDILKQQRELQIKIRAKNPEYADLIYPKPLTLKEIQQQLDKDTLLLQYSLGKERSYLWAVTPDSLYSYELPGSEKIDKAAKNLYNNLRNPGMQGVSPEDTGKAANELSQLILAPVADKLGKKRLVIVGDDALQYIPFAALTDLTPQPPSLSGKGEQDKLPSPPRRGVGEEVNYQPLVVNHEIISLPSASTIAILRKQIKGRIKAPKTLAILADPVFSANDQRVTNKSSNVANNNVDQQVEESALKRSTRNMNRSEIGRLPGTEQEAQEILKLVPASENLQAFGFDANYNWATSDQLSQYKMLHFATHGFLDSTDPELSGIVLSLIDKQGKSQRGFLRLTDIFNLNFPAELVVLSACSTGLGKEVKGEGLVGLTRGLMYAGAARVVVSLWNVNDKATSLLMSQFYSEMLQQGKTPAAALRAAQLKMWEQEKWRNPYSWSAFTLLGEWR; via the coding sequence ATGAAGAGAAGTGCAAAGTCTCAACGAGTTTGCTGGTGGTTTCTACCAAAATTGACCCGCTACAGTTTAACTTTCTTGCTGAGTGCGGTAATGCTTGCTGATGCTGTGGGGGCGACACCGAGAAACCGAGGGTTGCAGATAGCACAGCAGCCAGCAAACGCACAACAAGATGCCACTAGTGCTGCTGCGGAACGGGTTTTTCAAGAGGGGATGCAGCTTTATCAACAAGGTACAGCAGAATCACTGCGACAGGCGATCGCAAAATGGCAAGAAGCGCTGAAGCTTTGGCAACAAGTTGATGATAAAGGCTGGGAAGCCACCACCCTCAACAATATTGGCTTAGTCTACTCCGATTTAGGAGAAAAGCAACAAGCAATTCAATACTACAATCAAGCTTTACCCATATTCCGTGCAGTGGGGAACAGGACAGGGGAAGCCATCAGCCTCGTTAGCATTGGCGCTGTCTACTCTGATTTAGGAGAAAAGCAACAAGCAATTCAATACTACAATCAAGCTTTACCCATATTCCGTGCAGTGGGGGACAGGGGAGGGGAAGCCACCACCCTCAACAATATTGGCTTAGTCTACTCTGATTTAGGAGAAAACCAAGAAGCGCTCAAATACTACAACCAAGCTTTACCCATACGCCGTGCAGTGGGGGATAGGCGAGGGGAAGCCATCACCCTCCACAATATTGGCTTAGTCTACTACTCATTAGAACAAAAGCAAGAAGCGCTCAAATACTACAACCAAGCTTTACCCATATTTCGTGCAGTGGAGGACAGGAAAGGGGAAACCAACACCCTCAACAATATTGGCGCTGTCTACGACTCGTTAGGAGAAAACCAAGATGCACTCAGATACTACAACCAAGCTTTACCCATATCCCGTGCAGTGGAGGACAGAAAAGGAGAAGCCACCACCCTCAACAATATTGGCGCTGTCTACTCCTCATTAGGAGAAAACCAAGAAGCGCTCAAATACTACAACCAAGCTTTACCCATACGCCGTGCAGTGAGGGACAGGGGAGGGGAAGCCATCAGCCTCACCAGTATTGGCTTAGTCTACGACTCATTAGGAGAAAAGCAAGATGCACTCAGATACTACAACCAAGCTTTATCTATATTCCGTGCAGTTGGGCACAGGAGAGGGGAAGCCACCACCCTCAACAGTATTGGCGCTGTCTACTCCTCATTAGGAGAAAACCAAGAAGCGCTCAAATACTACAACCAAGCTTTACCCATACGCCGTGCAGTGAGGGACAAGGAAGGGGAAGCCATCAGCCTCACCAGTATTGGCGCTGTCTACTCCTCATTAGGAGAAAAACAAGAAGCGCTCAAATACTACAACCAAGCTTTACCCATATTCCGTGCAGTGGAGGGCAGAAAAGGAGAAGCCACCACCCTCAACAATATTGGCTTAGTCTACTCCTCATTAGGGGAAAAACAAGATGCACTCAGATACTACAACCAAGCTTTACCCATATTCCGTGCAGTGGAGGAGAGAAGAGGGGAAGCCATCAGCCTCACCAGTATTGGCTTAGTCTACTCTGATTTAGGAGAAAAACAAGAAGCGCTCAAATACTACAACCAAGCTTTACCCATAAACCGTGCAGTGAGGGACAAGGAAGGGGAAGCTAATACTCTCTTTCACATGGCTAATCTAGAACGCGATCGCGGTAATCTAAAAGAAGCTCAAACACAGATTCAAGCAGCTATTGAAATCATTGAAGATTTACGCACCAAAATAGCCGACAAAGAACTACGCGCTTCCTACTTTGCCTCAGTCCAAGTCTACTACAAGTTCTATATCGACTTGCTGATGGAACAGCACAAAAAAGATCCATCAAAAGGATACGATGCTTTGGCGCTGGAAGTTAGCGATCGCTCCCGCGCCCGTGTTCTAATTGAATTACTAACCGAAGCAAACATAGATATCAAAAAAGGCATTGACCCAACACTTTTAGCAGAAGAACGCCGTCTACAAGGGCAAATCAATGCTCAAGAAAAATTATTATCAGAACTATCATCTAAAAAAGAAACCCCAGAACAAGTTTTAACCAACACCAAACAAAAAATCGAAGACATACTCAAACAACAGCGAGAACTTCAGATAAAAATTCGCGCCAAAAACCCGGAATATGCCGATTTGATATATCCCAAACCTTTGACTCTCAAAGAAATTCAGCAACAACTAGATAAAGACACACTGCTATTGCAATATTCTTTAGGTAAAGAACGTAGCTATCTTTGGGCTGTCACACCCGATTCTCTCTATAGCTATGAACTCCCAGGAAGTGAAAAGATAGACAAAGCAGCCAAGAATTTATACAACAACTTAAGAAATCCGGGGATGCAGGGAGTTTCCCCAGAAGATACAGGGAAAGCTGCTAATGAACTGAGTCAACTTATCCTTGCGCCAGTTGCTGATAAATTGGGGAAAAAACGCCTAGTAATTGTTGGTGATGATGCCTTACAATACATTCCCTTTGCGGCATTAACTGACCTAACCCCCCAGCCCCCTTCCCTATCAGGGAAGGGGGAGCAAGATAAACTCCCCTCTCCTCCCAGGAGAGGGGTTGGGGAAGAGGTCAATTATCAACCATTGGTAGTCAACCATGAAATTATCAGTCTACCTTCCGCCTCGACCATTGCTATTCTCAGGAAACAAATCAAAGGGCGGATAAAAGCACCGAAAACCCTCGCCATCCTTGCAGACCCAGTGTTTAGTGCTAATGATCAGCGAGTAACTAATAAATCTTCCAACGTTGCTAATAATAACGTTGACCAGCAAGTAGAAGAGTCTGCCTTGAAGCGGTCTACTAGAAACATGAACCGCAGTGAAATTGGAAGACTCCCAGGAACAGAACAAGAGGCGCAGGAAATTCTTAAACTTGTGCCAGCGTCAGAGAATCTCCAAGCTTTTGGTTTTGATGCTAACTACAACTGGGCTACTAGTGACCAACTGAGTCAATACAAGATGCTGCATTTTGCTACCCACGGCTTTCTAGACAGCACTGACCCAGAGTTATCAGGAATTGTCCTTTCCCTGATAGATAAACAAGGTAAGTCCCAAAGAGGCTTTCTGCGCCTCACTGATATCTTTAACCTCAACTTCCCGGCGGAGTTGGTGGTGCTGAGTGCCTGCTCAACCGGACTGGGCAAGGAAGTTAAAGGAGAAGGATTAGTGGGATTGACAAGAGGGCTAATGTATGCAGGTGCAGCGCGGGTGGTAGTGTCTTTATGGAACGTTAATGATAAAGCGACATCGTTATTGATGAGTCAATTTTACAGCGAAATGTTACAGCAAGGGAAAACTCCGGCTGCTGCCCTCAGAGCCGCACAACTCAAAATGTGGGAACAAGAAAAGTGGCGAAATCCTTATTCTTGGTCGGCTTTTACCCTGCTGGGTGAATGGCGGTGA